The following coding sequences lie in one Musa acuminata AAA Group cultivar baxijiao chromosome BXJ1-8, Cavendish_Baxijiao_AAA, whole genome shotgun sequence genomic window:
- the LOC103994193 gene encoding serine hydroxymethyltransferase 4, whose protein sequence is MESVSEWGLSPLFVVDPEIHDLIEHEKRRQSHGIELIASENFTSFAVIEALGSALTNKYSEGMPGNRYYGGNEHIDAIENLCRSRALSAYRLDPAKWGVNVQPYSGSPANFAAYTALLNPHDRIMGLDLPSGGHLTHGYYTSGGKKISATSIYFESLPYKVSPVTGYIDYEKLEEKALDFRPKLIICGGSAYPRDWDYARFRSIAEKCGALLLCDMAHISGLVAAQEAANPFEFCDVVTTTTHKSLRGPRSGMIFYRKGPKPPKKGQPENAVYDFEDKINFAVFPALQGGPHNHQIAALAVALKQAMSPGFKAYAKQVRANAVALGNYLMSKGYKLVTDGTENHLVLWDLRPLGLTGNKVEKLCDLCNITVNKNAVFGDSSALAPGGVRIGTPAMTSRGLVEEDFKQIAEFLHQAVTLCLCIQKEHGKLLKDFNKGLVNNKDIEELKAAVEKFAASFDMPGFQMPST, encoded by the exons ATGGAGTCCGTGAGCGAGTGGGGTCTCTCGCCGCTCTTCGTCGTGGATCCGGAGATCCACGATCTCATCGAGCACGAGAAGCGGCGGCAGTCGCATGGCATCGAGCTCATTGCCTCCGAGAATTTCACCTCCTTCGCCGTCATCGAGGCTCTCGGAAGCGCCCTCACCAACAAGTACTCCGAGGGCATGCCCGGCAACCGCTACTACGGCGGCAACGAGCACATCGACGCCATCGAGAACCTCTGCCGCTCCCGTGCCCTCTCCGCCTACCGCCTCGACCCCGCCAAGTGGGGCGTCAACGTCCAGCCGTACTCCGGCAGCCCGGCTAACTTCGCCGCCTACACCGCCCTCCTCAACCCTCACGACCGCATCATGGGCCTCGATCTCCCTTCCGGTGGCCACCTCACTCACGGCTACTACACCTCCGGTGGCAAGAAGATCTCCGCCACCTCCATCTACTTCGAGAGCTTGCCCTACAAGGTCAGCCCTGTGACCGGTTACATCGACTATGAGAAGCTCGAGGAGAAGGCCCTCGACTTTCGCCCCAAGCTCATCATCTGCGGTGGCAGCGCCTACCCCAGGGACTGGGACTACGCGAGGTTCAGATCCATCGCTGAAAAGTGCGGGGCCTTGTTGCTCTGCGACATGGCTCACATCAGCGGCCTTGTGGCCGCTCAG GAGGCTGCAAACCCCTTTGAGTTCTGTGATGTGGTCACGACAACTACTCACAAGAGTCTCAGAGGACCTAGGTCTGGCATGATCTTCTACAGGAAAGGCCCTAAGCCTCCAAAGAAGGGACAGCCGGAAAATGCTGTTTATGATTTTGAAGACAAAATCAATTTTGCAGTGTTCCCAGCTCTCCAAGGTGGCCCTCACAATCACCAGATTGCTGCTCTGGCTGTGGCATTGAAGCAGGCCATGTCACCTGGATTCAAGGCATATGCCAAGCAGGTGAGAGCCAATGCTGTTGCTCTTGGGAATTATCTGATGAGCAAGGGCTACAAGCTTGTGACCGATGGAACTGAGAACCACCTTGTCCTCTGGGATCTTCGACCTCTTGGATTGACTG GAAACAAGGTCGAGAAACTTTGTGATCTTTGCAATATTACTGTTAACAAGAATGCTGTTTTTGGTGACAGTAGTGCATTGGCTCCTGGTGGTGTCCGAATTG GCACTCCTGCCATGACATCACGAGGCTTGGTCGAGGAGGACTTCAAGCAGATAGCAGAGTTCCTTCATCAGGCAGTGACCCTTTGCCTGTGCATTCAGAAAGAACATGGGAAGCTTCTGAAGGACTTCAACAAGGGCTTGGTGAACAACAAAGACATTGAGGAACTGAAGGCAGCAGTTGAAAAGTTTGCTGCATCATTTGACATGCCTGGCTTTCAAATGCCCTCAACATAA